The nucleotide sequence ATATTTCATTTTATAAAAGGGACTTCTAAAAATAGTTTAAACCCATTTTGTATGCAAATTGTGTGCAAATAAAAAAACGGCTACATCAAAAAATAAATGTAACCGTTTAAGTGTCAATGTGGGCGATACTAGATTCGAACTAGTGACCCCCTGCTTGTAAGGCAGGTGCTCTAAACCAACTGAGCTAATCGCCCTTTTTCAATTTCAAAAAGTGCCGCAAAGATAGAGCTCATTTTCTATTCTGCAAATAAAAACTTCATTTTTTATGCGAAATTTTAATATTGATTTTTCAAGACAACTATTGCCTGATAAACAGTATTTTACAACAAATAATTTGCAAAATAAACTTTATAAAACTTCAGCAACAACAAAAGTACTACCTCCAACAAAAATCAAATCCTCCTTTTCGGCATATTTTTTTGCCTCCGAAAATGCAATTTCTACCCTTGAATACGATTTGCCCCGAAGATTGTGCTTGCCGGCATTTTTCATTAAAATCTTCTCATCTAATGATCGGGGGATATTTGCTCTGGTAAAATAGTAGTGTGCATTTTTCGGAAGAATTTCAAGAATTTTATCAATATTTTTGTCATTCACTACTCCGACAACAAAATGTAAGTTTTTGAAAGGGGTATTTGAAATCTGAGATAATACTTCCATAATTCCACTAATATTGTGAGCCGTATCGCAAACCACCAGCGGATTGTTTCCAATGATTTGCCAGCGTCCCTGAAAACCAGTAGTCTCTGAAACTGAAGCAATTCCATCATAAATGTTTTTTTCAGAAATTGCAATTTCTAACTTTTTCAATTGCTCTAAGGCATGCAGACTTGATATAATATTTTTCCTTTGATAAACTCCTAATAAATTAGATTTTAGGTTTTTATATACAGCTTGTCCATCTTTTTCGAGATGAAATATTTGCTCATTTTGTAAAGAAAGAGTCGAGTAATTGCATTTATAAATTTTGTCGGCAAAAGATATAGGAGTTTCTCCTAATTTTGCTTTTTCTATGAAAACCTGTTCTGTTGAATTTTGGGTTTCACCTATAATTACCGGCACATGTTTTTTAATAATTCCTGCTTTTTCTTTAGCAATTTGTTCTAAACTAGTTCCTAAAAATTCTGTATGGTCATAACCAATATTTGTTATAATTGACAAAATTGGATTTATGATATTGGTAGAATCAAGCCTGCCGCCCATACCCACTTCAACAACAGCAATGTCAACGCATTTTTTTGCAAAATAATAAAACGCAAGTGCGACAGTAATTTCGAAAAACGAGGGTTTTATTTGTTCAAAAAATGTTTTGTTTGCATTAATAAAATCTACGACCTCAGTTTCTTCAATTTTCCGGCCATCAATTTTAATTCTTTCCCTGAAATCTTTTAAATGAGGAGATGTATATAAACCAACTTTCAGTCCTGCTTTTTGCAAAACTGAAGCCAAAATATGAGATACTGAACCTTTTCCATTTGTTCCTGCAATATGAATGGATTTGAATTTTTGGTGAGGATTTCCGAAATAGTTGTCTAATAAAATAGTATTATTCAAATTATTTTTATAGGCAGCCTTTCCTTGTCGCTGAAACATAGGCAATTGCCTGAACATATATTCAACCGTTTCACGATATGTCATAAAATTGTTATATTTACAAATTATTTTATTTGTGCAAATTAATGAAATTTAAAGTTGATTAAAATGAAGATTCTAAATATAATTCTAATAATAGTTTTTGCATCCTTCAATTTACTTGGTCAAATTGTGAATGCCCCAGAAAGTATAGTATTTGATGAAATTAGCAGCAGCTACTTAATATCGAACACAGGAAATGGAACCATCATTAAAATGGAAGAAAATGGGACCTTGCATGATTTTGCTAGCGGACTGTTTCAACCACGAGGCATTCTTCTTAAAGACGGTAAACTTTTCGTTGCTGAAGGAAATCGCATTTCAGGATATGATGTAAATAGCGGGAACAATATATTTAATATTGATATTCCGGCAGCAGCATTTTTAAACGATATATGCGGCGACAACAATGGTTTTCTATACACAAGTGCTACCATTAATAACAAAATTTACAAAATAAGTATTTCTAATAGCAATTACAGTATTTTTGTTGACTCAAATTTAGATTCACCAAACGGATTGCATTTCGATGCTGCAAACAATAGAATTATTTTAGTATCATTTGCTGCCTCAATGCCAATTCAGGCTATCAATATGGCTGACAGCAGTGTAAGTAGTTTATTTATTCCAAGTTTGAACTACCTTGACGGAATTTGTGTTGATCATAATGGGAACTATTACATATCGACTTGGATAAACGAATTCGGTACAGGCAATGGAAAAATTCTGAAATATGATGCAAATTTTTCACAAGAAACTATTTTAGTGGATGGTTTTGCCGGTCCTGCCGACATTTCGTTTAATATTCATAAAATGGAAATTGCTGTTCCTAATATGATTGGTAATAGTATTCTTTTCGTTGATTTATGCAATGTAAATACCGGCGAAATTTCGGGAGATACTATTGTTTATGAAAATACTGCAATTACTTATTCTATAGAAAACACTCCAAGTTCTACTTATAGTTGGTTGATTAGCGGTGGAGCTATCGAAGCAGGAATGAATTCTAATTCTGTTGATGTACTTTGGGGAACAAGCGGCACAGGAAAAATTTCGGTTCAAGAAACCGATCAATATAATTGTCAAGGCGAAATTGTCCAAATAGAGGTAACAATAAAAGCTCCGTCACACGTCGAAATATTAAATCCCTTTAAACTAAATCTTTATCCGAATCCGGCTTCAGATTTTTTCGCAATTAATTATAGTTTACAAAACACAAAAAATGTGGACATCTCCATTTTAGATAAAAATGGGAATTTTGTCTCCTCAATTACTGATGGCAAACAAAATGTTGGAGAATATAATTTACGCTTAAATTGCAAAAGTATTGGAATCTCGTCAGGGATTTATTTCATCAAATTTCTGATTGACGAACAAATTTTTATCAAAAAGATAGTTATTATTTAATCCTGATTTTTTCGTAAAAAATTATAGAATTATCAATAGATGAAATATTTCAATTCATAGCTTATTTCAAATTTTTTTGACATTTTTCATCGAGCAATGAGGCATTGATAGCCTCATCGGTGCAATATTTTTTTGTGCATGTATAACATTCATTAACCCTACGGCGGGCTATTCTTTGGATATTCAGCAAATGTCTCACCGAAATATTGTCGGTAGTAATATTTTTCCCACCGGAACCACAAGCCAGTGTCAACGATGGTTGAAGTGCATTAAACGTGCCTCCAA is from Bacteroidota bacterium and encodes:
- a CDS encoding bifunctional folylpolyglutamate synthase/dihydrofolate synthase; the protein is MTYRETVEYMFRQLPMFQRQGKAAYKNNLNNTILLDNYFGNPHQKFKSIHIAGTNGKGSVSHILASVLQKAGLKVGLYTSPHLKDFRERIKIDGRKIEETEVVDFINANKTFFEQIKPSFFEITVALAFYYFAKKCVDIAVVEVGMGGRLDSTNIINPILSIITNIGYDHTEFLGTSLEQIAKEKAGIIKKHVPVIIGETQNSTEQVFIEKAKLGETPISFADKIYKCNYSTLSLQNEQIFHLEKDGQAVYKNLKSNLLGVYQRKNIISSLHALEQLKKLEIAISEKNIYDGIASVSETTGFQGRWQIIGNNPLVVCDTAHNISGIMEVLSQISNTPFKNLHFVVGVVNDKNIDKILEILPKNAHYYFTRANIPRSLDEKILMKNAGKHNLRGKSYSRVEIAFSEAKKYAEKEDLIFVGGSTFVVAEVL
- a CDS encoding T9SS type A sorting domain-containing protein gives rise to the protein MKILNIILIIVFASFNLLGQIVNAPESIVFDEISSSYLISNTGNGTIIKMEENGTLHDFASGLFQPRGILLKDGKLFVAEGNRISGYDVNSGNNIFNIDIPAAAFLNDICGDNNGFLYTSATINNKIYKISISNSNYSIFVDSNLDSPNGLHFDAANNRIILVSFAASMPIQAINMADSSVSSLFIPSLNYLDGICVDHNGNYYISTWINEFGTGNGKILKYDANFSQETILVDGFAGPADISFNIHKMEIAVPNMIGNSILFVDLCNVNTGEISGDTIVYENTAITYSIENTPSSTYSWLISGGAIEAGMNSNSVDVLWGTSGTGKISVQETDQYNCQGEIVQIEVTIKAPSHVEILNPFKLNLYPNPASDFFAINYSLQNTKNVDISILDKNGNFVSSITDGKQNVGEYNLRLNCKSIGISSGIYFIKFLIDEQIFIKKIVII